Proteins encoded in a region of the Benincasa hispida cultivar B227 chromosome 2, ASM972705v1, whole genome shotgun sequence genome:
- the LOC120071526 gene encoding putative calcium-binding protein CML19: METPNPELTKNPNSEKNPQNSFLKILQSRIEMEINCAAQYDRVLSYFDEDGDGKISPSELRNRLGLMGGELLQAEAEAAVESLDSDGDGLLCAGDFERLLEVGEEEKLKDLKEAFALYDCEGCGFITPKNLKKMLRKLGERKSTEECKLMIRRFDLNGDGLISFEEFQIMMA; this comes from the coding sequence ATGGAAACCCCAAACCCTGAATTGACCAAAAATCCAAATTCAGAGAAAAATCCACAAAACTCCTTTCTAAAAATTCTCCAATCCCGAATTGAAATGGAGATCAACTGTGCGGCACAGTACGATCGCGTATTGAGTTACTTCGACGAAGATGGAGACGGCAAGATTTCGCCGTCGGAGCTGAGGAATCGGCTGGGATTAATGGGCGGAGAGCTGCTGCAGGCGGAGGCTGAGGCGGCGGTGGAATCGCTGGACTCGGACGGCGATGGATTGCTGTGCGCCGGCGATTTCGAACGGCTACTGGAGGTTGGGGAGGAAGAGAAATTGAAGGATTTGAAAGAGGCGTTTGCTCTGTACGATTGTGAAGGTTGCGGGTTCATTACTCcgaaaaatttgaagaaaatgctAAGAAAATTGGGGGAAAGAAAATCCACCGAGGAGTGTAAATTGATGATTCGTCGCTTCGATTTGAACGGTGACGGTTTGATTAGCTTTGAGGAGTTTCAGATCATGATGGCTTAA